A window from Cydia pomonella isolate Wapato2018A chromosome 8, ilCydPomo1, whole genome shotgun sequence encodes these proteins:
- the LOC133520634 gene encoding huntingtin-interacting protein K yields the protein MADEEINGDTDDIQHDKDKTQKKTAKHDSGVADLEKVTDYAEEKEISSQDISGALSLIGDRRNKEAAERLEKEKELQKVSVKKDDIELIVKEMEISRTLAERTLREHRGDVVAALTTLTN from the exons atggcTGACGAAGAAATAAACGGAGATACAGATGATATTCAGCACGACAAAGACAAGACCCAAAAGAAGACTGCGAAACATGATAGTGGAGTTGCAGACCTAGAAAAAGTAACGGATTATGCCGAAGAAAAAGAAATTTCATCACAGGATATATCTGGC GCTCTATCTTTAATTGGCGACCGGAGAAACAAGGAGGCAGCGGAACGTCTTGAAAAAGAGAAAGAACTACAAAAAGTGTCAGTTAAAAAGGATGACATAGAATTAATT GTAAAGGAAATGGAAATCTCCCGGACACTAGCAGAGAGAACATTACGAGAGCACAGAGGTGATGTGGTAGCGGCTTTAACAACACTTACAAACTAG